A genomic region of Ferroacidibacillus organovorans contains the following coding sequences:
- a CDS encoding peptidoglycan D,D-transpeptidase FtsI family protein, which translates to MKKADKPRRRLVESRLTFAFTVVFLSMSLLIVRLGYLQVKTSSQFISQEHLNEFDTYTVPAPRGWIYDRNHVLLAADKPTFTVVYTRLATPLQNANEIAKRLAPAFGESVKTLLQAMNAYNYANPQVTILQNASPRAVSYVEEHESALIGVRVIATPVRYYPYGALADHVVGYIGPIPPNGVMPQYNNYPANAQVGLDGVEQQYDSFLQGKPGVMRVQVNAANVPMKELGMYPAPVPGDNLVLNIDGHLQNVLQQALATQVASLRSQGYSWVDSGVAVAMNPQTGAVLAMGSYPDYNPQWFVGGISNQHYAQYQNAALNMAVSGLFMPGSTEKPLTLMDALNLGAIKPTTTVWDPGYLLVGNTVLHEWVPGGFGVVTVPEALEYSSDVFLYQTGLWMGHYPPPYNINTWMTGERVKAFNQLARFGKYFGLTSPTQIDLPNERVGYFHDNGYLSDLAYMAIGQDQVYSAIGLAQYVSAIATGKRMKPEVLHQILSPSGKVLKTIQPVVLNKVPVSPANLSIIREGMHWVTTKRMGTSWSVFLGDPYSVAGKTGTAQTGIVGHDIALFIGWAPFTHPKIAVAVIVPGAGEGYLSSGPVARKLIDAYLNELAGKKPIPPTPVHVN; encoded by the coding sequence ATGAAAAAGGCAGACAAACCGCGTCGACGACTTGTTGAGTCGCGGCTCACGTTTGCGTTTACCGTGGTGTTTTTATCGATGTCCCTGCTTATCGTTCGACTGGGGTATCTTCAGGTCAAGACGAGTTCCCAGTTTATTTCGCAAGAGCACTTAAATGAGTTTGACACGTATACCGTGCCTGCGCCAAGAGGTTGGATTTATGACCGAAACCACGTCTTGCTGGCAGCCGATAAGCCAACCTTTACGGTTGTCTACACGCGTTTGGCGACACCGCTTCAAAACGCGAACGAGATCGCGAAACGCTTGGCGCCTGCATTTGGTGAGTCGGTAAAAACGCTTTTGCAGGCAATGAACGCGTACAATTACGCGAATCCACAGGTGACCATTCTACAGAATGCCTCACCTCGCGCAGTGTCATACGTAGAAGAGCACGAAAGCGCACTGATCGGTGTGCGGGTGATTGCGACGCCCGTTCGCTATTATCCGTATGGGGCGCTCGCTGATCACGTGGTCGGATACATTGGACCGATCCCGCCGAATGGCGTGATGCCACAATATAATAATTATCCAGCCAATGCACAGGTGGGGCTGGACGGTGTTGAGCAGCAATACGATTCCTTTCTGCAAGGCAAGCCGGGTGTCATGCGGGTGCAGGTGAATGCCGCAAATGTGCCGATGAAGGAACTCGGTATGTATCCTGCGCCAGTACCTGGGGACAACCTTGTCCTGAACATTGACGGACACCTGCAGAATGTGTTGCAACAGGCGCTGGCGACGCAAGTGGCGAGCCTGCGCTCGCAAGGTTATTCGTGGGTTGATTCGGGCGTGGCGGTTGCGATGAATCCGCAGACGGGCGCGGTGCTCGCGATGGGCAGCTATCCGGACTACAACCCGCAGTGGTTTGTCGGCGGAATTTCGAATCAGCACTATGCGCAATATCAAAATGCGGCACTTAACATGGCGGTTTCAGGTCTTTTTATGCCGGGTTCGACAGAGAAACCGCTGACGCTTATGGATGCGTTGAACCTTGGCGCAATTAAACCGACGACGACCGTTTGGGATCCAGGCTATCTGCTTGTGGGCAATACGGTACTGCACGAATGGGTGCCTGGCGGATTTGGAGTGGTTACGGTTCCCGAGGCGCTAGAATATTCATCTGACGTTTTTCTGTATCAAACCGGACTCTGGATGGGGCATTATCCGCCGCCTTATAATATCAATACGTGGATGACAGGCGAGCGTGTCAAGGCGTTCAATCAACTCGCCCGTTTTGGCAAGTATTTTGGCTTGACATCACCCACGCAGATCGACTTGCCGAATGAGCGCGTGGGGTATTTCCACGACAATGGCTACCTCTCTGATCTGGCGTACATGGCCATTGGACAGGATCAGGTGTACTCTGCGATCGGGCTTGCCCAGTATGTGAGCGCCATTGCGACAGGGAAGCGCATGAAACCAGAAGTGCTGCATCAAATTCTCTCGCCGTCTGGCAAAGTGCTCAAAACCATTCAACCGGTTGTCCTCAACAAAGTGCCGGTCAGTCCAGCGAATTTGAGTATCATTCGCGAAGGCATGCATTGGGTAACGACAAAGCGAATGGGAACGTCGTGGTCTGTCTTTCTTGGTGATCCCTACTCGGTGGCGGGGAAAACAGGTACGGCGCAAACCGGAATCGTCGGTCATGATATCGCGCTTTTCATTGGTTGGGCGCCGTTTACACATCCGAAGATCGCCGTGGCAGTCATTGTGCCAGGCGCAGGTGAGGGATATCTCTCATCAGGTCCGGTCGCGCGCAAGTTAATCGATGCCTATCTAAATGAGTTGGCCGGCAAAAAGCCGATTCCGCCGACGCCCGTTCACGTCAATTAA
- a CDS encoding DUF378 domain-containing protein codes for MTKLALVLVIIGALNWLLVGLFQFDLVAAIFGGHFTLLSRVVYTLIGLAGIYTIGLLFRDTDHRGVV; via the coding sequence ATGACCAAACTGGCGCTTGTCCTCGTGATCATCGGGGCGCTCAACTGGCTGCTTGTCGGTCTGTTCCAATTTGATTTGGTTGCCGCCATTTTCGGCGGTCACTTTACACTGCTGAGTCGCGTCGTCTACACACTGATCGGACTCGCCGGAATTTACACCATCGGGTTGCTGTTTCGCGATACAGATCATCGCGGCGTGGTTTAA
- a CDS encoding spore germination protein: MRVVSLLGALISVFSPAFFIVAAQLGNVEPRWLARLVDPAPLPLPLAVQFLLAQLAVDLFERAVINTPTALATATGIVAGLVFGPFAVSMNLVSPEVLVFMGSAMVAQFATSSHELSTANRFVRFILIIVTSLGGWIGFILGIIGLIVLLATTKSFGVPYLWPFLPFDWEGIKGVLIRAPLYRKDGRPSIFKTKTLIRRG; the protein is encoded by the coding sequence ATGCGTGTGGTCTCACTGCTCGGTGCGCTCATTTCGGTTTTCTCGCCTGCTTTTTTTATTGTCGCCGCGCAACTTGGCAATGTAGAGCCGCGTTGGCTGGCGAGGTTGGTCGATCCGGCGCCGCTCCCGCTCCCGCTCGCTGTTCAGTTTCTTTTGGCGCAGCTTGCCGTAGACCTCTTTGAGCGTGCGGTGATCAATACCCCGACGGCGCTCGCCACGGCGACAGGTATCGTGGCTGGTCTTGTCTTTGGGCCGTTTGCCGTTTCGATGAACCTCGTTTCGCCTGAGGTGCTCGTCTTCATGGGCTCAGCCATGGTGGCGCAATTTGCCACATCCTCGCATGAGCTGTCTACTGCCAATCGCTTCGTTCGCTTCATTTTAATCATCGTGACATCGCTTGGTGGATGGATCGGGTTTATCCTTGGCATCATCGGCCTTATCGTGCTCCTGGCTACGACAAAGTCGTTTGGCGTGCCGTATCTGTGGCCCTTCTTACCGTTTGACTGGGAGGGCATCAAAGGCGTATTGATCCGCGCACCATTGTATCGAAAAGATGGGCGACCAAGCATCTTTAAGACAAAGACGCTCATCCGCAGAGGCTGA
- a CDS encoding spore germination protein, with translation MTTEMESLEQVAISTNLQQNDAFLKQLLGIGVSWDLIAKPFVYEQISMTGYTANGFFLTMNMVLILENVEMSLKEFVSRHPARDFTIDELVNYLNVTISFVQVQKVDKMKDAVRYILSGPLVIFLDGYHETLMIDTRIYPMRSIAEPEVERVVRGPRDGFVETMLMNVALIRRRLRDPRLRVELIQVGTRSQTDVSVMYLQDVTNDTLVDNVKKELKSINTDVVAMGEQAVTEFIAKVKWNPYPVVRYTERPDVAATCLMEGQIVIVVDTTPEVIIAPSTLFNHIHHPEDYHSIRRMGHTCVWSHCSVRSFRFSRLLFLLSPRNLAM, from the coding sequence TTGACGACTGAGATGGAGTCGCTTGAACAAGTTGCCATTTCAACAAATCTTCAACAGAATGACGCATTTCTAAAACAGCTGTTGGGTATAGGGGTCAGTTGGGATCTCATTGCCAAACCGTTTGTCTATGAGCAGATCAGCATGACGGGATACACAGCAAACGGTTTTTTCCTGACGATGAACATGGTACTCATCCTTGAAAATGTTGAGATGTCTTTAAAAGAGTTTGTATCGCGCCATCCTGCGCGCGATTTTACGATTGATGAACTGGTGAATTATCTGAATGTCACAATCAGTTTTGTACAAGTCCAGAAAGTAGACAAGATGAAAGATGCGGTTCGCTATATTTTGTCCGGCCCGCTTGTCATCTTCCTTGACGGCTATCATGAAACACTCATGATCGACACCCGGATCTATCCGATGCGCTCCATTGCCGAGCCGGAAGTTGAGCGGGTTGTGCGCGGGCCGCGCGACGGGTTTGTCGAGACGATGCTCATGAATGTGGCACTTATCCGCAGGCGTCTGCGCGATCCACGGCTGCGCGTTGAACTCATTCAGGTGGGGACGCGCTCACAGACGGACGTGAGTGTCATGTATCTTCAAGATGTAACGAACGATACGCTTGTCGACAATGTGAAAAAGGAACTCAAATCCATCAATACGGACGTTGTCGCGATGGGGGAGCAAGCGGTGACGGAGTTTATTGCAAAGGTTAAGTGGAATCCGTACCCGGTCGTCCGGTACACGGAGCGACCTGATGTCGCGGCGACATGTCTGATGGAAGGACAGATCGTCATCGTTGTCGATACGACGCCAGAAGTGATCATTGCACCAAGCACACTGTTTAATCACATCCATCACCCGGAAGATTATCACTCTATCCGACGAATGGGACATACATGCGTGTGGTCTCACTGCTCGGTGCGCTCATTTCGGTTTTCTCGCCTGCTTTTTTTATTGTCGCCGCGCAACTTGGCAATGTAG
- a CDS encoding thioredoxin yields the protein MMKTLQTAEYDTLVGSSTKPVILDFSADW from the coding sequence ATGATGAAAACGCTGCAAACGGCGGAATACGATACACTTGTCGGATCCTCCACAAAACCCGTCATTCTTGACTTCTCTGCAGATTGGTGA
- a CDS encoding thioredoxin family protein — MLRPVVSKIAGEDTTVDYYYVDVDQSPELAMKFGVQSIPTMILIKDGKEAGRKIGAAREADVLKFAHS, encoded by the coding sequence ATGTTGAGACCGGTGGTCTCTAAAATTGCAGGAGAAGACACAACCGTTGACTATTATTATGTGGATGTCGACCAGTCGCCTGAACTCGCGATGAAGTTTGGCGTGCAGAGCATCCCTACCATGATCTTGATCAAGGATGGAAAAGAAGCGGGTCGTAAGATCGGCGCCGCACGTGAAGCGGACGTCCTGAAATTCGCACATTCTTGA
- a CDS encoding Gfo/Idh/MocA family protein, translating to MIRVGMMSKWHVHATDYLREANAHKEIEVAAVWDENPERGHAFAREIGVPFYETTSSLYREANIDGVIVDTPTNMHKMIIEEAIMHKKHVFSEKVLALTTSDAVYLTKLAKSSDVHLMLSLPRLSAPYTVYAESLLREEALGRITSFRCRVAHDGAVSTDEHPNGWLPAHFYDPIACGGGALIDLGAHPIYLSNRLIGPVRALSARLEATLGHAVDDNATVMIEYASGALGILESSFISGGSPFLMEIHGTKGSLLIENETARVRFLRGPLTTVSLPPARRSAMTQWVDAILRDTDPEISSEDMIELTRVNELAVQAHRENRRVTR from the coding sequence ATGATTCGAGTGGGTATGATGAGCAAGTGGCACGTTCACGCGACGGATTATCTGCGCGAGGCAAACGCCCATAAAGAAATTGAGGTAGCCGCAGTGTGGGACGAAAACCCCGAGCGCGGACACGCCTTTGCGCGAGAAATCGGCGTTCCTTTTTATGAGACTACGTCTTCACTCTACCGCGAGGCCAACATCGACGGAGTGATCGTCGATACGCCGACTAACATGCACAAAATGATCATCGAAGAGGCCATAATGCATAAAAAACACGTCTTTAGTGAAAAGGTGCTCGCACTCACCACGAGTGACGCTGTTTATCTGACAAAACTCGCAAAATCGTCAGACGTCCACCTTATGCTCTCATTGCCGCGCCTCAGTGCACCCTATACTGTGTATGCTGAGTCTCTGCTGCGAGAAGAGGCGCTGGGGCGCATCACGTCGTTTCGCTGCCGAGTCGCGCACGATGGCGCTGTGTCAACAGATGAGCACCCAAACGGCTGGCTGCCTGCCCATTTCTACGATCCGATTGCGTGCGGAGGCGGTGCGCTGATTGACCTTGGCGCCCATCCGATCTATCTCTCGAACCGCCTGATTGGGCCTGTACGCGCGCTCTCTGCACGCCTTGAGGCAACACTTGGCCACGCCGTTGATGACAATGCGACCGTGATGATTGAGTATGCATCTGGCGCACTCGGAATCCTTGAGAGCAGCTTTATCTCTGGCGGCAGCCCGTTTCTTATGGAGATTCACGGCACGAAAGGGTCACTGCTGATTGAGAATGAGACAGCGCGCGTCCGCTTTTTGCGCGGACCACTGACAACAGTGAGCCTGCCGCCCGCACGCCGCAGTGCGATGACACAGTGGGTGGATGCGATTCTTCGCGACACCGACCCCGAGATTTCGTCTGAAGACATGATCGAACTCACGCGCGTGAATGAACTGGCGGTTCAGGCACATCGCGAGAATCGACGAGTCACGCGCTAG
- a CDS encoding response regulator transcription factor, which produces MKILIVEDDHRIASLLQRGLERKAHVVELAHTVQTGFQAAIDGLFDVLILDIKLPDGDGMSLCEKLRNVGVTIPILMLTARDSTEDKIAGFHHGADDYLTKPFSFEELHVRLIALARRPAVYVENQVLRCGPLELNTGSAEVFKDGVPLELSRKEFSLLELLMRNAGQVMSRQLILEKLWGSDFEPEANVVEAIVARLRAKLDAPKSAPLIRTVRGIGYKIDR; this is translated from the coding sequence ATGAAGATCCTCATTGTCGAAGATGATCATCGTATCGCATCCCTCTTACAACGCGGCCTTGAACGCAAGGCGCACGTTGTGGAACTCGCGCACACGGTGCAAACTGGTTTTCAGGCGGCAATTGACGGTCTTTTTGATGTTTTGATCCTTGACATCAAACTTCCTGACGGCGATGGGATGTCCTTATGCGAAAAACTGCGGAATGTAGGCGTTACAATTCCCATTCTCATGCTGACCGCAAGAGACAGCACCGAAGACAAAATTGCAGGGTTTCATCACGGCGCAGATGACTACCTAACGAAGCCATTCTCATTTGAAGAACTCCACGTGAGATTGATCGCGCTTGCGCGGCGTCCTGCCGTCTACGTTGAGAACCAAGTCTTGCGCTGCGGCCCCTTAGAACTTAACACCGGGAGCGCAGAAGTGTTTAAAGACGGTGTTCCTCTTGAACTGTCACGAAAAGAATTCTCACTTTTGGAACTCCTCATGCGAAATGCCGGCCAAGTGATGAGTCGTCAACTCATCCTGGAAAAGCTCTGGGGTTCTGATTTTGAACCGGAAGCGAACGTCGTGGAGGCGATCGTCGCGCGCTTGCGGGCAAAACTGGATGCGCCAAAATCCGCGCCGCTCATTCGCACCGTACGCGGGATCGGTTATAAAATTGATCGATGA
- a CDS encoding sensor histidine kinase, translating to MKNQFTQSERRILSRILFSVSAWHLVAFLVFEFVLIIGTYYYVQNRTMSYAYEAVREEWEQKLHGMVETANAFPTSIRNAKVDIEPEPVATWIFSKEGFPLSEDLTLIGVTGNIAPLMADYARAYTPHTATQWSTTTFNKQPLLIGTRAIGKEGAFLVSAYSLAEIVHTLHALVAVDFTLALASLLIILPITYGLATHSLKPVRLAMLRQRHFVNDAAHELRTPMTLLRGILELEKESNDPKAMRAAIEEGLREVDYLSRIIGDLSTLARVGSNQPTLKFEPLELRKLVSEVIYALNAFAEENEVTVSIDAEDGTWTLYSDRVQLRQLLTILIENAIKYSRRKGHVKVRIGKKRNDLFVDVMDDGIGIPKEDLPRVFDRFYRSKGAEQHAIGSGIGLSIAAWIVSLLKGTITVSSIEGKGTTFHVTLPWRSIRRGFHSTYTK from the coding sequence ATGAAAAACCAATTTACACAGTCTGAGCGACGCATCTTATCCCGCATTCTTTTCAGTGTTTCTGCGTGGCACCTCGTGGCCTTTCTCGTCTTTGAGTTTGTTTTGATCATTGGAACCTATTACTATGTGCAAAACCGAACGATGTCCTATGCGTACGAGGCGGTGCGCGAAGAGTGGGAACAAAAATTGCACGGCATGGTCGAAACGGCCAACGCTTTTCCGACATCCATTCGCAATGCAAAGGTAGATATCGAACCAGAACCTGTCGCGACGTGGATCTTTTCTAAAGAGGGATTCCCCTTATCCGAAGACCTGACCCTGATTGGCGTCACAGGAAACATCGCGCCACTCATGGCCGATTATGCACGCGCCTACACGCCGCACACCGCCACGCAGTGGAGTACAACCACGTTCAATAAACAGCCTCTTCTCATCGGCACGCGCGCGATTGGAAAGGAAGGCGCTTTTCTTGTCAGCGCATACTCTCTCGCAGAGATCGTGCACACCCTTCACGCCCTCGTAGCGGTTGACTTTACACTCGCGCTCGCAAGTCTTCTGATCATCCTTCCGATCACCTATGGACTCGCCACGCATTCGCTAAAGCCTGTTCGCCTCGCCATGCTGCGCCAGCGCCATTTCGTCAATGACGCGGCACATGAACTGCGGACCCCGATGACTCTCTTGCGCGGAATTCTAGAACTTGAAAAAGAGAGTAACGATCCCAAAGCGATGCGCGCCGCGATTGAGGAGGGACTGCGCGAAGTGGACTATCTTTCGCGGATCATCGGCGATCTCTCCACGCTTGCGCGCGTCGGTTCAAATCAGCCAACGCTAAAATTTGAGCCGTTGGAGCTTAGAAAGCTCGTCAGCGAAGTCATCTATGCACTGAATGCTTTTGCTGAAGAAAACGAAGTCACCGTTTCGATTGACGCCGAAGATGGGACGTGGACACTTTATAGTGATCGCGTACAATTGCGACAATTGCTCACGATTCTGATTGAAAATGCGATTAAATACAGCCGCCGCAAAGGCCACGTCAAGGTGCGGATCGGGAAAAAGCGAAATGATCTCTTTGTCGACGTGATGGATGACGGGATCGGTATTCCTAAGGAAGACCTCCCCCGCGTATTTGACCGCTTTTATCGCTCAAAAGGTGCAGAACAACACGCCATTGGCAGCGGCATTGGTCTCTCCATTGCCGCGTGGATCGTCAGTCTTCTCAAAGGAACCATTACGGTGTCCAGCATCGAGGGCAAAGGTACAACCTTTCACGTCACACTGCCCTGGCGGTCAATACGCCGCGGGTTTCACTCGACATACACAAAGTAA
- a CDS encoding LLM class flavin-dependent oxidoreductase — protein MEVRLSILDQSPIAQGSDAHTALAQTAKIAELAERLGYTRFWVSEHHDASSLAGSTPEVLLAHLGARTSAIRLGSGGVMLPHYSAYKVAENFRMLEALYPGRIDVGLGRAPGGLPIATRALQEGRAREISYSQQVDDLRAYLTDTLPDDHRFAGIHATPRVQTAPEIWLLGSSDVSARMAAAKGTAFMFARFINGEGGVDAVQAYRDSFVPSATLQAPVSSVAVFVICADTDAEAERIASSLDLALVLLASGKRADGTPLINDALAYPYTMYEEALRRENRKRMIVGSQATVKQQFHQLAMDYGVDEVMAVTTTAEFEHRVRSFELLAAALIEQV, from the coding sequence ATTGAAGTGCGGCTTAGCATCCTGGATCAATCGCCGATCGCGCAAGGAAGTGACGCGCACACTGCGCTCGCGCAGACTGCGAAGATTGCTGAGTTGGCGGAGCGGCTCGGCTACACTCGATTCTGGGTGTCGGAGCACCACGACGCGTCATCCTTGGCAGGCTCCACGCCGGAAGTTCTTCTCGCTCATCTCGGTGCAAGAACATCGGCGATCCGGCTCGGCTCGGGCGGTGTTATGCTGCCTCACTACAGCGCATACAAGGTCGCGGAAAATTTCCGCATGCTCGAGGCGCTCTATCCAGGGCGCATCGACGTCGGACTCGGCCGCGCGCCGGGTGGATTGCCGATTGCAACACGGGCGCTTCAAGAGGGCCGGGCGCGCGAGATCTCGTACAGTCAGCAGGTGGATGACCTGCGCGCCTATCTAACGGATACGCTTCCTGACGATCACCGTTTTGCGGGAATTCACGCGACCCCTCGTGTCCAAACGGCGCCGGAGATTTGGTTGCTTGGATCGAGTGATGTGAGCGCGCGCATGGCCGCGGCAAAGGGGACGGCTTTCATGTTTGCGCGTTTCATAAACGGCGAGGGTGGCGTGGATGCGGTTCAAGCGTATCGGGATTCATTTGTGCCTTCTGCCACGCTCCAAGCGCCAGTATCAAGTGTGGCAGTTTTTGTGATCTGCGCGGATACGGATGCGGAGGCTGAGCGGATTGCGTCAAGCCTTGATCTCGCACTCGTGCTGCTCGCGAGCGGCAAACGCGCCGACGGGACGCCCTTGATCAACGACGCGCTTGCGTATCCATATACGATGTACGAAGAGGCGCTGCGTCGCGAGAATCGTAAACGCATGATCGTAGGGAGTCAGGCCACGGTAAAACAACAGTTTCATCAACTCGCGATGGACTACGGCGTTGATGAGGTGATGGCCGTGACGACAACGGCAGAGTTCGAACACCGGGTGCGGTCGTTTGAGTTGCTGGCAGCCGCGCTGATTGAACAAGTTTAA
- a CDS encoding DUF302 domain-containing protein: protein MAPFHYSVTTNKSVDEAVEALEVALKEHKFGVLWKLDLHAKLEEKGVPLDMPYRVLEVCNPHEAKKVLSETPLVGYFLPCKIVVYEVDGKTQIGLPKPTALMDVVGVASLNEIAQGVENTLIQAIEQAK from the coding sequence ATGGCACCGTTTCACTATTCTGTAACCACGAACAAATCGGTGGACGAAGCGGTTGAAGCATTGGAAGTCGCTTTAAAAGAACATAAATTTGGCGTGCTCTGGAAGCTTGATCTGCACGCGAAGCTTGAAGAAAAAGGTGTGCCGCTTGACATGCCGTATCGGGTGCTTGAGGTATGCAATCCGCATGAAGCAAAAAAGGTGCTTTCCGAGACACCACTCGTGGGTTATTTCCTTCCGTGTAAAATTGTTGTTTATGAAGTGGATGGGAAAACACAGATTGGGTTGCCCAAACCGACTGCGCTGATGGATGTAGTCGGCGTGGCGTCTTTGAACGAGATCGCACAGGGTGTCGAAAATACGTTGATTCAAGCGATTGAACAGGCCAAATAG
- a CDS encoding MBL fold metallo-hydrolase: MTVETNASTQTSAEVFEKILRNEPLLILDVRNEDAFADWKIEGPSVTSVNIPYYDLLDGVEAALLQLPSDQPVLVVCAKEGSSQFVAEQLIEAGRDNVTYLAGGMKAWSEYLRPVKVGNLTTGGALYQFVRVGKGCLSYMIVSDGEAAIVDTARMTDVYESFAKELGVTITHTLDTHLHADHISGGRALAEKLGATYWLPPKDATEAQFAYHPLEDGKVISVGATEVKIAALYSPGHTIGSTSLIVDDTYLLSGDILFVKSIGRPDLAGSAGDWAADLRKSLYETYQGLSANLTLLPAHYAHGDEMNENGCVCANLGQLYATNSGLLVADEKVFHKLVTENLPPQPNAYQEIRLTNMGKLQPGEDEQREMEIGPNRCAVHG, from the coding sequence CTGACAGTCGAAACGAACGCATCAACACAGACCTCAGCAGAAGTCTTTGAGAAAATTCTTCGCAATGAGCCGCTCTTGATTCTGGACGTTCGCAATGAGGATGCATTCGCGGATTGGAAGATTGAAGGTCCTTCCGTGACGAGCGTCAACATTCCATATTACGATTTGCTGGATGGCGTTGAGGCTGCGCTTCTGCAACTGCCTAGCGACCAACCTGTTCTCGTCGTTTGTGCAAAAGAAGGGTCCTCTCAGTTTGTTGCAGAACAACTGATTGAAGCAGGTCGTGACAATGTCACATACCTCGCAGGTGGCATGAAAGCGTGGAGTGAGTATTTGCGCCCTGTAAAGGTCGGGAATCTTACGACCGGCGGCGCGTTGTATCAGTTTGTTCGCGTTGGCAAAGGCTGCCTCTCTTATATGATCGTATCCGATGGGGAAGCAGCGATCGTAGACACAGCTCGTATGACCGATGTGTATGAGTCCTTTGCAAAAGAACTCGGCGTCACGATCACACACACACTGGATACACATCTTCACGCAGACCATATTTCTGGGGGCAGAGCGCTCGCTGAGAAACTCGGCGCGACGTATTGGCTACCTCCAAAGGATGCGACGGAGGCACAATTCGCTTATCATCCACTCGAGGATGGAAAGGTTATCTCCGTCGGCGCGACAGAAGTGAAAATTGCTGCACTCTATTCGCCAGGACACACGATCGGCAGCACGTCATTGATCGTGGATGACACCTATCTTTTATCCGGGGATATCCTGTTTGTCAAGTCGATTGGCAGACCGGATCTCGCTGGTTCAGCAGGGGACTGGGCAGCTGATTTGCGTAAATCCCTCTATGAAACGTATCAGGGTCTTTCTGCAAACCTGACACTGCTTCCGGCGCATTATGCACACGGTGATGAAATGAATGAGAATGGCTGCGTCTGCGCCAATCTCGGACAATTGTACGCGACAAACTCGGGACTCCTTGTCGCTGATGAAAAAGTTTTCCACAAACTGGTGACGGAAAATCTTCCGCCGCAACCGAATGCCTATCAAGAAATTCGGCTGACAAACATGGGCAAGTTGCAGCCTGGCGAAGATGAGCAGCGAGAAATGGAGATCGGTCCAAACCGTTGCGCCGTTCACGGATAA